DNA sequence from the Stenotrophomonas sp. 24(2023) genome:
CCGACGTGGAAACCGACGAAGAGAAGAAGTACCAGATCGTTGGCGACCTGGAAGCGGACATCAAGCTGGGCCTGATCGCCATTTCCTCGCCGGTGGCGCGCGCGATGATCGGCAAGCTGGAAGGCGATTCGATCGTGATCGACGCCCCGGCCGGCCAGCGCGAGTACGAGATCGTCAGCGTCAGCTACGCGGACTGATCGGTGGCGACGGCGACCCTGCTGTTGCCGGCACGCAGCCGCTTCGCCGCGGCTGCGCTGCCGGACGATGTTTCCGCCGCGCTCGGGCGGGCCGAGCAGGCCGACGTGGCGGCGGGCGAACGCGAACAGCTGCAGCGCCACTTCACGGTCGCCGCGCCGGACTGGCCGGTGGCCGCCTTGACCCGCCAGCTCGACGTCGGCGATGCCGCCGGCGCCAGCTGGCTGCGGGCTGATCCGGCCTATGTGGTGCCGGACATGCAGGGTGCGCGCATGATGGGGCACGGCGATACGCTGCGCCCCGACGCCCAGGACAGCGCAGCACTGCTGCCGGCGCTGCAGGCGCTGTTTGCCGAATCCGGGTTCACCTTCGATGCGCCGTCGCCATCGCGCTGGTACCTGCGGCTGCCGATCGACCTGGCCCTGCCGCGCTTCGCCGCGCCGGATGAGGTGCTGGGGGATGACCTGTTCGCGCACCTGCCCGACGGTGATGCCGGGCGCCGCTGGCGTGCGTTGCTGACCGAGGCGCAGGTGGTCCTGCATACCCACCCGTGGAACCAGCAGCGCCTGGCGGCCGGCAAGCAGCCGATCAACTCCCTGTGGTTCTGGGGCCCGGGCGTGATGCCGGTGGCCGTCAGTACCCGCCATGCGCAGGTACGCAGCCGCGACGCGCTGCTGCGCGGTCTGGCCCAGGCCGCTGGCGTGGCCGTGGACGGCG
Encoded proteins:
- a CDS encoding phosphoglycerate mutase, whose translation is MATATLLLPARSRFAAAALPDDVSAALGRAEQADVAAGEREQLQRHFTVAAPDWPVAALTRQLDVGDAAGASWLRADPAYVVPDMQGARMMGHGDTLRPDAQDSAALLPALQALFAESGFTFDAPSPSRWYLRLPIDLALPRFAAPDEVLGDDLFAHLPDGDAGRRWRALLTEAQVVLHTHPWNQQRLAAGKQPINSLWFWGPGVMPVAVSTRHAQVRSRDALLRGLAQAAGVAVDGEQTVDALVDLRQLRSLQQLGTEAIPPLLAALKRGELQTLVLDFEDGRQFTLDRRQRWKFWKKPRQLHDA